One window of Pelmatolapia mariae isolate MD_Pm_ZW linkage group LG18, Pm_UMD_F_2, whole genome shotgun sequence genomic DNA carries:
- the zgc:110366 gene encoding glyoxal reductase, with product MPLASVLNCPTVPLSNGLQIPVLGLGTSHNGGYAHDAVMYALTEFGIRHIDTAKRYGCEAELGKAVRESGLPRSDLWLTNKLWPGDYGYTAAKKACLDSCLEMGVEYFDLYLMHWPGSKTPGGSNREMRAETWRALEELYKEGVCRAIGVSNFLVHHLEQLKEDCTVVPHVNQVEYHPFQQPNHLIQYCRQEGIVFEGYSPLAKGQVFNNPTVLQIAEKHRRTPAQICIRWSIQNGVVTIPKSTKKKRIQENCEVFGFQLEDEDMAALGSLHDGRHVTWDPTNVE from the exons GCACATCACATAATGGTGGTTACGCCCACGATGCAGTTATGTATGCCCTCACTGAATTTGGCATCCGCCACATTGACACAGCAAAGCGTTACGGCTGCGAGGCCGAATTGGGTAAAGCTGTCAGAGAAAGTGGGCTTCCACGAAGTGATCTGTGGCTCACGAATAAACTGTGGCCCGGCGACTATGGATATACAGCTGCAAAAAAGGCCTGCCTGGACTCCTGCTTGGAGATGGGGGTCGAGTATTTTG atcTGTACCTGATGCACTGGCCAGGGTCAAAGACACCTGGTGGTTCCAACAGGGAGATGAGAGCTGAGACCTGGAGAGCTTTGGAAGAACTTTATAAGGAAG GTGTGTGCCGTGCTATTGGGGTCAGCAATTTTCTGGTCCACCACCTggaacagctgaaagaagaCTGTACTGTGGTGCCACATGTTAACCAG GTTGAGTACCATCCTTTCCAGCAGCCAAATCACCTGATTCAATACTGTCGTCAGGAGGGAATTGTGTTTGAAGGGTACAGTCCTCTGGCCAAGGGTCAAGTCTTCAACAATCCCACTGTTCTCCAGATAGCGGAAAAGCACAGACGCACGCCAGCTCAGATCTGCATCCGCTGGAGTATTCAG AACGGAGTTGTGACAATACCAAAATCGACCAAAAAGAAGAGGATACAAGAAAACTGTGAA gtgtTTGGATTCCAGCTGGAGGACGAGGACATGGCTGCTTTAGGAAGCTTGCATGATGGAAGACATGTTACTTGGGATCCAACAAATGTGGAATAA
- the rc3h1b gene encoding roquin-1: MPVQAPQWTEFLLCPICTQTFEETVRRPISLGCGHTVCKMCLNKLHRKACPFDQTAISTDIEQLPVNTALLQLVGGQVPKAQPVALITSPEDSQHYEEARQCVEELALYLKPLSNTRGVGLSSTAQSMLSRPMQRKLVTLVHCQLVEEEGRVRAMRAARSLGERTVTELILQHQNPQQLSSNLWAAVRARGCQFLGPAMQEEALKLVLLALEDGSALSRKVLVLFVVQRLEPRFPQASKTSIGHVVQLLYRASCFKVTKRDEDSSLMQLKEEFRTYEALRREHDSQIVQIAMEGGLRIAPDQWSSLLYGDQSHKSHMQSIIDKLQTPASFAQSVQELTIALQRTGDPANLNRLRPHLELLANIDPSPDAPPPTWEQLEKGLVAVKTVVHGLVDFIQNHSKKGADPQQPPQHSKYKTYMCRDMKQKGGCPRGASCTFAHSQEELEKYRKMNKRLAARLPGSGGLLSDDPLDVAVTRKPSPLANGTGGSSLPTLIARGTDPVSYELPRKSVKMDGGSPSAPGSPPDVLDTVAKHGMTLPPHALAHSRISADNLSVVPRGSPVYPQQQLAEMYGDTRPPPSASQYEPQPYSAGYPYQQPPQYVPRDYIRNPPPHSESGPPYPDPYPGYGPPERTYQAPHSGQQFSYPHPSHYDRGRHMPYSGPPPPPQPYPSQREGLVRMSPAPLDVPPPSTGHSNSVYHPEPSTRDRYAADGYYPPGAQPMNMRPYVRGPSCSGPQASLDYLHRRRQELLSQLEERKVISPPPFAASPTLTHPFPNDYPPDYDEDNSKAIPKIRLANYTGQYSPWSCETIGSYIGTKDPKPKDVMVPPPVEMMNVDAKGLREPSLEAPRKGTEVKDDDPIIPFGTLPTVSRFGAISRTSKTGYQTTGPVQAMASTPQNPNSKHMAMPEYTYGSHGGWGGTSYPTHQNASSSQGHFSERLPMAASDREQLKIELQQVNQQISQQTQMHSMEAASNSLLLQREASALATHPGQGQAAVASQQQQPKWPSGGASATAVSSEQLSLELHQVEKEIGKRTREMAMENQVVHDVQQYKMKPAENGQPEHKTPLEEISLALAEVSNGSSSLPESAVGGSMLSLTNKASALSLCSDPGVTGSEMQKNGVVHSCS; the protein is encoded by the exons ATGCCAGTGCAAGCACCACAATGGACAGAGTTCCTGCTGTGCCCTATCTGCACACAGACATTTGAGGAAACTGTTCGAAGGCCCATCAGTTTAGGCTGTGGACATACAGTCTGCAAGATGTGCCTGAACAAGTTGCACCGAAAGGCCTGTCCCTTTGACCAGACAGCCATCAGCACAGACATCGAGCAGTTACCCGTCAACACAGCTTTGTTGCAGCTGGTGGGAGGCCAG GTTCCTAAGGCTCAGCCAGTTGCTTTGATAACAAGTCCAGAGGACTCACAACATTATGAGGAGGCCAGGCAGTGTGTGGAGGAGCTGGCCCTCTACCTTAAACCTCTCAGCAACACCCGAG GTGTAGGGCTGAGCAGCACCGCTCAGAGCATGCTGAGTCGACCCATGCAGAGGAAACTGGTTACTCTGGTCCACTGCCAACTGGTGGAAGAAGAAGGCCGTGTTAGAGCCATGAGAGCGGCTCGCTCTCTGGGCGAGCGAACTGTCACTGAGCTCATCTTGCAGCACCAGAATCCACAGCAGCTCTCGTCCAACTTGTGGGCTGCTGTCCGTGCACGAGGATGTCAGTTTCTCGGCCCAG CCATGCAGGAAGAAGCCCTAAAGTTGGTCCTCCTTGCTCTTGAGGATGGCTCTGCTTTGTCAAGAAAGGTGCTGGTTCTATTTGTAGTCCAGAGGCTTGAGCCACGCTTCCCTCAGGCTTCCAAAACTAGCATAGGCCACGTTGTGCAGCTTCTCTACAGGGCTTCCTGTTTCAAG GTTACCAAACGTGATGAAGATTCATCCCTAATGCAGCTGAAAGAGGAGTTTCGTACTTACGAGGCTCTGCGACGGGAGCACGACTCTCAGATTGTTCAGATTGCTATGGAGGGCGGATTGCGGATTGCTCCTGACCAGTGGTCTTCTCTTTTGTATGGGGATCAGTCTCACAAGTCACACATGCAGTCTATTATAGATAAG CTGCAGACCCCAGCATCTTTTGCTCAGAGTGTCCAGGAGCTGACAATTGCGCTGCAAAGGACTGGAGACCCAGCCAACCTCAACAGGCTGCGGCCCCATCTGGAACTTTTGGCCAACATTGATCCCAGTCCCG ATGCTCCTCCTCCTACATGGGAGCAGCTTGAGAAGGGGTTGGTAGCAGTGAAAACAGTGGTACATGGCCTGGTGGACTTTATCCAGAACCATAGCAAGAAAGGAGCCGATCCTCAACAG CCTCCTCAGCACAGCAAATACAAGACTTACATGTGTCGTGACATGAAGCAGAAGGGAGGCTGTCCTCGTGGAGCCAGCTGCACCTTTGCACACTCTCAGGAAGAACTAGAGAA GTATCGTAAGATGAACAAGCGTCTGGCAGCTCGCCTCCCTGGCTCAGGAGGACTCTTGTCAGACGATCCTCTCGATGTAGCAGTGACCCGAAAGCCTTCACCCTTGGCCAATGGGACTGGTGGATCCTCTTTGCCCACGCTCATTGCTCGTGGCACCGACCCAGTCTCATATGAACTGCCGCGTAAATCTGTTAAGATGGACGGAGGGAGTCCCAGTGCCCCAGGATCACCTCCTGATGT CCTGGACACTGTGGCCAAACATGGCATGACTCTGCCACCTCATGCCCTAGCCCACTCCAGGATTTCAGCAGATAACCTGTCAGTGGTTCCCAGAGGATCACCAGTGTACCCCCAGCAACAGCTCGCTGAGATGTACGGTGACACTCGTCCACCACCTTCTGCCTCTCAGTATGAGCCCCAACCATATTCTGCAG GTTACCCCTACCAGCAGCCACCACAGTATGTTCCAAGAGATTACATCCGTAACCCTCCTCCGCATAGTGAGTCAGGACCCCCTTACCCGGATCCTTACCCTGGTTATGGCCCTCCAGAACGAACCTACCAGGCCCCTCACTCTGGTCAACAATTCTCCTACCCTCATCCTTCACACTATGACAGAGGTCGCCATATGCCCTACAGTGGTCCACCACCTCCCCCACAGCCTTACCCATCTCAAAGGGAAGGCTTGGTCAGAATGAGTCCAGCACCTCTAGATGTGCCCCCACCATCAACAGGGCATTCCAACTCTGTTTACCACCCAGAGCCCAGTACCCGGGATAGATATGCAGCAGATGGCTACTATCCACCAGGTGCTCAACCTATGAATATGAGGCCCTATGTGAGG GGGCCATCATGTAGTGGTCCTCAAGCCAGCCTGGACTATCTGCATCGACGCCGGCAGGAGCTGTTATCCCAGCTGGAGGAAAGGAAGGTCATTTCGCCTCCACCTTTTGCTGCTTCACCCACTCTTACACATCCCTTCCCCAACGACTACCCTCCTGAT TATGACGAGGACAACTCCAAAGCAATTCCAAAAATCAGACTAGCCAACTATACGGGGCAATACTCTCCCTGGTCTTGTGAAACTATTGGCTCATACATTGGCACAAAAGATCCCAAACCCAAAGATGTTATGGTTCCTCCTCCTGTGGAGATGATG AATGTGGATGCTAAAGGCCTGAGAGAACCGTCGTTGGAGGCCCCTCGGAAGGGCACAGAAGTAAAGGATGATGACCCCATTATTCCATTTGGTACCCTGCCCACTGTGTCGCGCTTTGGGGCCATCTCTCGCACCTCAAAGACAGGCTATCAGACCACTGGACCTGTACAGGCCATGGCCTCCACTCCCCAGAACCCAAATTCTAAACACATGGCCATGCCAG AATACACATATGGAAGCCATGGAGGATGGGGTGGAACTTCATACCCCACCCACCAGAATGCCTCCTCCTCTCAGGGACATTTTAGTGAGCG TCTACCCATGGCAGCCTCAGACAGAGAGCAGTTAAAGATTGAGCTACAGCAGGTGAACCAGCAGATCAGCCAACAGACACAGATGCACAGCATGGAG GCTGCCAGTAATTCTTTACTCCTGCAGAGGGAGGCCAGTGCATTGGCCACTCACCCTGGCCAGGGCCAGGCAGCAGTAGCCTCACAACAGCAACAACCCAAGTGGCCATCAGGGGGAGCAAGTGCAACAGCTGTCTCCAGTGAACAGCTTAGCCTGGAGCTTCACCAGGTCGAGAAAGAGATCGGCAAAAGGACCCGTGAGATGGCTATG GAAAACCAGGTGGTCCATGATGTTCAGCAGTACAAGATGAAACCTGCTGAGAATGGACAGCCAGAGCATAAGACTCCACTGGAAGAAATCTCCTTGGCGCTTGC TGAGGTGTCAAATGGCTCCAGCAGTCTGCCGGAAAGTGCAGTGGGCGGGTCCATGCTGTCACTGACGAATAAAGCATCTGCATTGAGCTTATGTTCAGATCCAGGTGTCACTGGTTCAGAGATGCAGAAGAATGGTGTTGTCCATTCCTGCTCTTAG
- the si:ch211-13f8.1 gene encoding uncharacterized protein si:ch211-13f8.1 has product MEEEKAADNIQSKSGSPLPTGLPINWGLITGPVPEPVFPAPTTTLNASLPPPAQSSAVHALQTKVKSITQRRTRGRDREKDRGRFDTEALVSNPAGHISSEVLLRQRPKVKGQLFLPAPSWRSGGAKDLSSSDEEEEVEVQVRLEIHSPPAEAQVVQQGEEVEEEQSENDDGQVSHPTGQPCGLGEGTSLESLPSDNPSTSKDGPSPSPPPLPPPPVLSSNISASTASSFTSSTSSPSARHWAPPKGFWRVARPETLLLNGVDPHNTPPTLPLKDYTRTEALAEPQRKPKLAEAGNKNDVEGLANDYDVSSEIQNSDSVEWYLDKYEQRETDVTDPNKELCSSDSSESMSSQSGVLCADDKLRVKERAYAKLRERQQHYREVRELHEGEITGYYEETTYRVDYNVAGAHSVLDTSDSAILAQELEPYLRSLLVISDELPLSPRHEQAKLLLERARLKARSNHIKGDRPSRRSHSDQRSTVRKQQVESPSPTTAQKAVQTKDELPAQVSSGPLLVPSQRDTSPSDQVGRTRRYGCSPTRVRFEDESEKEAESRYLDRVRQRGRPGTPRFKSKDSNIDSSSSGSERNRNHRSVSMPPIQKQEDESGVGETTTVVKEIIVLVKKCESCGSVVREPQPVSSPPDPKHAEPQQPGNPEDPRGKVAPRWVSPNKAEASTRPKAPLTVTFAGAYVLGENREISTGWKSSGFGKLRRRSRKGESRLESGHGPYGPSWAQRRNSNPRNRVNLSRAVSFAPGSPISLEPHLLEASGGLRESPTPALPIKSALKSSSRNRSAAGQSTVQFQMTSNQGGEGGAQSLLDSPDTRRESPASLTPGVPATSSPVSCIRPSTLRYSPARLATDLPASELWDATPDGAGLSGDSGSGSECRAIRGLGMSRAEDLRAELLRAEHLKAEALWEENCDGSRKLDGRPKLFLRRFFSSIGLNSVGRLVKGGRSSSMEQLSIPTAPRASSASPSPTRRPQPTIRIQRTPSLQTLNTVLPLAQLRKASSVQSLERRTERSTILGEVQIPYGLALSPDSPQLELHRALSVEDVLPSRIARPVGRVTQAFPDGSILLELIKPPNGPYGFVISRGKGRPDTGVYVEKVGDGSGEGPYVGLLGIGDEILQVNGEAVAGLTLDQVTRLMTRESTASLRIMPARRNQR; this is encoded by the exons ATGGAGGAAGAGAAAGCCGCTGATAATATCCAATCAAAATCCGGTTCCCCTTTGCCCACCGGGCTTCCCATAAACTGGGGACTCATTACAGGGCCTGTTCCTGAGCCTGTTTTCCCAGCACCCACCACCACTTTGAATGCTTCTCTTCCTCCCCCTGCTCAAAGTTCAGCCGTGCATGCCCTGCAGACCAAGGTGAAGTCgatcacgcagagaagaacaagGGGAAGAGACagggagaaagacagaggaagatTTGACACGGAGGCGCTGGTGAGCAACCCAGCGGGGCACATTTCATCTGAAGTCCTCCTTAGACAGAGACCCAAAGTGAAAGGCCAGCTGTTTCTGCCTGCTCCCTCCTGGCGATCAGGTGGTGCAAAGGACTtaagcagcagtgatgaagaggaggaggtagAGGTACAAGTCAGGCTGGAGATCCACAGTCCTCCCGCTGAAGCACAAGTTGTACAGCAGGGGGAGGAAGTGGAAGAGGAGCAGTCAGAAAACGATGATGGACAGGTCAGTCATCCAACGGGTCAGCCTTGTGGGCTTGGAGAGGGCACCAGTCTGGAGAGTCTTCCGTCTGACAACCCAAGCACTAGCAAGGATGGCCCATCCccttcccctcctcctcttccaccaccACCTGTGCTCTCCTCCAACATCTCTGCTTCTACAGCATCGTCCTTTacttcctccacttcttctcCTTCAGCAAGACACTGGGCCCCTCCAAAGGGCTTCTGGAGAGTAGCACGCCCAGAAACGTTGCTTCTCAATGGGGTTGACCCTCACAATACACCCCCCACATTACCACTAAAGGACTACACTCGGACAGAGGCACTAGCAGAGCCTCAGAGGAAGCCTAAACTGGCTGAAGCAGGCAACAAGAATGATGTGGAAGGTCTGGCAAATGACTATGATGTGTCTTCTGAAATCCAAAACTCCGATAGTGTGGAGTGGTACCTGGACAAGTACGAGCAGAGGGAGACAGATGTGACTGATCCCAATAAAGAACTGTGCAGTTCAGACAGCTCAGAGAGCATGTCTTCACAAAGTGGAGTCCTTTGCGCTGATGATAAACTGAGGGTGAAGGAGAGGGCCTATGCAAAGTTAAGGGAAAGACAACAACACTACAGGGAAGTGAGAGAACTGCACGAAGGAGAAATCACTGGCTATTATGAAGAAACAACGTACAGAGTGGATTATAATG TTGCAGGTGCCCATTCTGTTTTGGACACCTCAGACTCAGCCATTCTGGCCCAGGAACTTGAACCCTATTTAAG GTCACTTCTTGTAATCAGCGATGAACTACCTCTAAGCCCAAGACACGAGCAGGCCAAGCTTCTTCTGGAGCGAGCAAGACTCAAGGCTCGCTCCAATCACATCAAAGGCGATCGCCCCAGCAGACGCTCCCATTCTGATCAAAGATCCACCGT gaGGAAACAGCAAGTTGAATCTCCCAGTccaacaacagcacaaaaagCTGTTCAAACCAAAGACGAGCTCCCAGCTCAAGTCTCATCTGGTCCCCTCCTTGTCCCCAGTCAGAGAGACACTTCACCCAGCGACCAAGTAGGTCGAACCAGAAGGTACGGTTGCTCACCCACCCGTGTACGCTTTGAGGATGAATCAGAAAAAGAAGCAGAGTCTCGCTACTTGGACAGAGTGAGACAGCGTGGCAGGCCCGGGACGCCCAGGTTCAAGAGTAAAGACAGCAATATAGATTCCAGCAGCAGCGGTTCAGAGAGGAACAGAAACCACAGAAGTGTTTCTATGCCTCCTATACAGAAGCAAGAGGATGAGTCTGGTGTTGGTGAAACTACAACAGTGGTTAAAGAGATAATAGTGCTGGTGAAGAAATGTGAATCATGTGGTTCTGTGGTGAGGGAACCTCAGCCAGTTTCATCGCCACCAGATCCAAAGCACGCTGAGCCTCAGCAGCCTGGTAACCCTGAGGACCCAAGAGGAAAAGTGGCTCCTCGCTGGGTGTCACCAAACAAAGCGGAGGCAAGCACTCGTCCTAAAGCTCCTCTTACTGTCACCTTTGCCGGCGCTTATGTTTTGGGGGAAAATAGAGAAATTAGTACAGGATGGAAGTCATCAGGGTTTGGGAAACTTAGGAGAAGGAGCAGGAAAGGAGAAAGTCGGTTAGAGTCTGGTCATGGCCCTTATGGCCCGTCGTGGGCTCAGCGGCGTAACTCAAATCCACGTAACAGAGTCAACCTGAGCAGAGCTGTTTCATTTGCACCTGGTAGCCCCATTTCTCTGGAGCCACATTTGCTTGAAGCATCTGGTGGACTAAGGGAGTCACCAACCCCTGCATTGCCTATCAAGTCAGCTCTCAAGTCAAGCTCAAGAAATCGCTCTGCTGCTGGTCAGTCCACGGTTCAGTTCCAGATGACCTCAAATCAGGGAGGAGAGGGTGGAGCTCAATCTCTGCTGGATTCTCCAGACACAAGGAGGGAGTCTCCAGCATCTTTAACCCCAGGGGTGCCTGCTACTAGCAGCCCAGTGTCCTGCATCAGACCCTCTACTCTGAGGTACTCCCCAGCCAGGCTAGCCACAGACCTGCCAGCCTCTGAACTCTGGGATGCCACTCCAGATGGTGCAG GCTTAAGTGGGGATTCTGGTTCTGGTTCAGAGTGCCGTGCAATACGTGGCCTGGGTATGTCTCGGGCTGAGGACCTCAGAGCAGAGCTATTGAGGGCTGAACATCTGAAAGCTGAGGCCCTGTGGGAGGAAAACTGTGATGGGTCTAG AAAGCTGGATGGGCGGCCAAAGCTCTTCCTACGTCGCTTCTTTTCCTCCATTGGCCTGAACAGTGTCGGTAGGCTTGTGAAAGGAGGTCGCTCCAGTAGTATGGAACAGCTCAGTATACCCACTGCCCCCCGGGCGAGCTCAGCATCACCAAGCCCCACACGGAGACCGCAGCCCACTATCCGCATACAGAGGACACCCTCCCTGCAGACACTGAATACG GTGCTGCCACTGGCCCAGCTGCGTAAAGCCTCCTCTGTGCAGAGTTTAGAGAGAAGAACAGAGCGTTCAACCATACTTGGGGAGGTGCAAATACCATACGGCCTGGCACTCAG CCCTGACAGCCCTCAGCTTGAGCTTCACAGGGCCTTGAGCGTTGAAGATGTACTTCCCTCTAGAATCGCACGTCCGGTGGGCCGGGTCACTCAGGCTTTCCCCGATGGGAGTATCCTCCTGGAGCTCATCAAACCCCCAAACGGTCCTTATGGTTTTGTTATTTCAAGGGGCAAAGGTCGACCAGACACAg GTGTATATGTTGAAAAAGTGGGTGATGGCAGCGGAGAAGGCCCGTACGTAGGCCTCCTTGGCATCGGTGACGAAATTTTGCAGGTGAATGGAGAAGCAGTGGCCGGACTCACTTTAGACCAGGTGACGCGCCTCATGACCAGGGAAAGCACTGCTTCCCTTCGAATCATGCCCGCCCGACGCAATCAGCGCTGA
- the tal1 gene encoding T-cell acute lymphocytic leukemia protein 1 homolog isoform X2, protein MMEKRQQELCPESPDAGSGPNKREDSAIISRQNGCKEDGEPRREEGEEEEEEEDEEEERGGSFKGVEETDDVPLQNSNNGTSISIIINGVAKETASHNALDLKREVPVIELSRRDAIKAVQQRTESHLVPITELRRPPPLPLPPPQRDDARMVQLSPNAFPVPARAMLYNLAQPLAAINSLGGESEQYSMYPSNRVKRRPAPYEVELDEAGQPKIVRRIFTNSRERWRQQNVNGAFAELRKLIPTHPPDKKLSKNEILRLAMKYISFLSNLLEDQDGGRNVGSTTDGDTGLLVGVAAHEGGPQGGPHQDTVVGLARDDLLETMSPGSSCGSLPDGDAEGSPESFMEDQDSPPAPRTLATSRGPPLHLATRDLRRNGRPLDNSSRR, encoded by the exons ATGATGGAAAAGCGGCAACAGGAGCTTTGTCCCGAAAGTCCCGATGCAGGGTCCGGTCCTAATAAACGGGAGGACTCCGCCATCATCTCCAGACAGAACGGATGCAAGGAGGACGGGGAGCcgaggagagaggagggggaggaggaagaagaggaggaggatgaggaggaggagaggggagggAGCTTCAAGGGGGTTGAGGAGACGGATGACGTTCCTCTGCAGAACTCGAACAACGGGAccagcatcagcatcatcatcaacGGCGTTGCCAAGGAAACTGCCTCTCACAACGCCCTTGACCTGAAAAGGGAAGTGCCGGTGATCGAGCTCTCCAGGAGGGACGCTATAAAAGCGGTGCAACAGAGGACTGAGAGCCATTTGGTGCCGATCACGGAACTTCGCAGACCTCCACCGCTGCCGCTGCCGCCGCCGCAACGAGACGACGCTCGAATGGTCCAACTGAGCCCAAACGCGTTCCCTGTCCCAGCGCGGGCGATGCTCTACAACCTGGCACAGCCTCTCGCCGCCATCAACAG TCTCGGAGGAGAGTCGGAGCAGTACAGCATGTACCCCAGCAACAGGGTAAAGCGCCGCCCGGCGCCTTATGAGGTTGAACTCGACGAGG CTGGCCAGCCAAAGATTGTACGTCGCATCTTCACAAACAGTCGTGAACGTTGGCGGCAGCAGAATGTAAATGGGGCATTTGCAGAGCTTCGTAAACTCATTCCCACCCACCCTCCCGACAAGAAGCTGAGCAAAAACGAGATACTGCGGCTCGCTATGAAGTACATCAGTTTCCTCTCCAACCTCCTCGAGGATCAGGATGGTGGGAGGAATGTTGGCAGCACAACTGATGGGGACACAGGGCTGTTGGTTGGGGTTGCCGCCCACGAGGGGGGCCCTCAGGGTGGACCGCACCAGGACACAGTAGTGGGCTTAGCCAGGGATGATCTTTTGGAGACAATGTCGCCAGGCTCCAGCTGCGGAAGCCTACCTGATGGCGATGCTGAAGGCAGTCCTGAAAGCTTCATGGAGGACCAGGACTCGCCTCCAGCTCCAAGGACTCTAGCAACATCTCGCGGACCCCCACTTCATCTAGCTACTAGGGATCTGAGGCGCAATGGACGCCCGTTAGATAACTCCAGTCGCCGATGA
- the tal1 gene encoding T-cell acute lymphocytic leukemia protein 1 homolog isoform X1 codes for MMEKRQQELCPESPDAGSGPNKREDSAIISRQNGCKEDGEPRREEGEEEEEEEDEEEERGGSFKGVEETDDVPLQNSNNGTSISIIINGVAKETASHNALDLKREVPVIELSRRDAIKAVQQRTESHLVPITELRRPPPLPLPPPQRDDARMVQLSPNAFPVPARAMLYNLAQPLAAINSLGGESEQYSMYPSNRVKRRPAPYEVELDEGRRILDLYKYAGQPKIVRRIFTNSRERWRQQNVNGAFAELRKLIPTHPPDKKLSKNEILRLAMKYISFLSNLLEDQDGGRNVGSTTDGDTGLLVGVAAHEGGPQGGPHQDTVVGLARDDLLETMSPGSSCGSLPDGDAEGSPESFMEDQDSPPAPRTLATSRGPPLHLATRDLRRNGRPLDNSSRR; via the exons ATGATGGAAAAGCGGCAACAGGAGCTTTGTCCCGAAAGTCCCGATGCAGGGTCCGGTCCTAATAAACGGGAGGACTCCGCCATCATCTCCAGACAGAACGGATGCAAGGAGGACGGGGAGCcgaggagagaggagggggaggaggaagaagaggaggaggatgaggaggaggagaggggagggAGCTTCAAGGGGGTTGAGGAGACGGATGACGTTCCTCTGCAGAACTCGAACAACGGGAccagcatcagcatcatcatcaacGGCGTTGCCAAGGAAACTGCCTCTCACAACGCCCTTGACCTGAAAAGGGAAGTGCCGGTGATCGAGCTCTCCAGGAGGGACGCTATAAAAGCGGTGCAACAGAGGACTGAGAGCCATTTGGTGCCGATCACGGAACTTCGCAGACCTCCACCGCTGCCGCTGCCGCCGCCGCAACGAGACGACGCTCGAATGGTCCAACTGAGCCCAAACGCGTTCCCTGTCCCAGCGCGGGCGATGCTCTACAACCTGGCACAGCCTCTCGCCGCCATCAACAG TCTCGGAGGAGAGTCGGAGCAGTACAGCATGTACCCCAGCAACAGGGTAAAGCGCCGCCCGGCGCCTTATGAGGTTGAACTCGACGAGGGTAGGCGCATTTTAGATCTTTATAAGTATG CTGGCCAGCCAAAGATTGTACGTCGCATCTTCACAAACAGTCGTGAACGTTGGCGGCAGCAGAATGTAAATGGGGCATTTGCAGAGCTTCGTAAACTCATTCCCACCCACCCTCCCGACAAGAAGCTGAGCAAAAACGAGATACTGCGGCTCGCTATGAAGTACATCAGTTTCCTCTCCAACCTCCTCGAGGATCAGGATGGTGGGAGGAATGTTGGCAGCACAACTGATGGGGACACAGGGCTGTTGGTTGGGGTTGCCGCCCACGAGGGGGGCCCTCAGGGTGGACCGCACCAGGACACAGTAGTGGGCTTAGCCAGGGATGATCTTTTGGAGACAATGTCGCCAGGCTCCAGCTGCGGAAGCCTACCTGATGGCGATGCTGAAGGCAGTCCTGAAAGCTTCATGGAGGACCAGGACTCGCCTCCAGCTCCAAGGACTCTAGCAACATCTCGCGGACCCCCACTTCATCTAGCTACTAGGGATCTGAGGCGCAATGGACGCCCGTTAGATAACTCCAGTCGCCGATGA